AACATTTAAACTAGAGGAGAGGCTAAGCGAGCTGTCGACAAAGTTGGGGCACAGTTCGATAGCGGTGACCTTTGCTAGCTATATACACAATAGTGACAGCCTCATTGCAAAACGCTTAAATGCTATGACAAAGCCTTTAACGGCAGAGCAGATGGCTGCATTAACTCACACTCGCTTTATTTCTTCAGCTAAATCAAATCAAATGAAAATAAACGATCAGCGCAAGCAATTGATGAATGCATTCCTTCGTCTCGATACTGTTATTGTTCACCAGCACAGGCAAGGGCGAATGGCGCTAGAGATCCCACCGATTAATGATGTCTCTCATTTAATTGCTGTATTTAATGCGTTAACGTTGCTGCCGTTTTACAAAGAGGAAAAAAACTGGTTTGAGCAGAAGTTACGGTATGTATGTGAACGCTTTCCAAACCTAGATAAATCGAGCAAAGTTTTGGGGGTGAGCAAGCCTAGATCAAAAGCCGATTCAACGTTGTTTGAGCATGTGTTCGTTAATGCATTAATGCTGCTTCAAAGAAAACCAACCGCAGAGCTTGATCTGTTCACGTTAATAAAGTGCTATCGTGTTAACGCGAGTCCGAACGGTTTCTATTGCTGCACACTTAAAGAAGCGAGAGGAGTGCTGAAGTGGCTCGCTCGCTTATTACCTGCTGATACTGAACTAAACATTAAAGTCGTTCCATGCGAACACGCTTTGATTTATCACAGTGAGTGGCAACGAGCGCTGAACGGGTTTGCTTTGAGCCCCGATGGGGCAACAAAAGGTGAACTGATGATCCAAGTTTACTCAAAAGTGGGCAACAACAGCGGTTCAGGAATGCTCCCAGCGCTAACATGTATTGCTCTTCATTTGCTACGGTAGCGTCCCCCTTCCGCAATCTGTGTAAGTAGTTTTTAAGCCGTGACTGAGCAAAAGAGGCGATAATGCTGCGCGTTTTTGGGTCTTATTTTACGCAAAATAGGTTCAAAGCGTGGTTCGTAGCGTTTTGATATTTATTGAAGCTTGACGGTATTTATTTTTGTAAAGACAAAAGCTGTTATGTAAAAAACCTTCGTAAACAATGATTTAGATAGTTGCACTTGAAATCGCAAAACTATAATTACGCTTTATTCAATTCAATCTATATTGGGTGGGGGTTTTTCCTGTTTTCGATTTAAATACTCGGCAGAAATAGTTAGGGTCTTGAAACCCTGAGCGGCGAGATATTTCATCAAGTTTAAAGGGGTAGTTTTTTAGCAAAAACTTAGCACGTTCTAGTCTTACCCAAGAAATGTAATCAGCAAATCTCATATGGCCTTCTAGTCTAAAAACTCTTGATAAGTGACTGGCTGAAACATTGAAACGTGTCGCTACGGTGTCTCGAGTAATATTTTTATGAAAGTTCTCTTGCACGTAGATGCAAATACTTTTGTAAAGCTCTTCACTGCGGTTCTTCACTTTTAACTTTGGTCTATCTACTAGAGTTTTCGACGCCCCAACCAAGGCTAAAATTAGCGCTTTTAGGGTGACCGTATTGTCAGATGTTTCTTGGTAATTTAATGCGGTTAGCGCGGCAAGTATATGCTCTACTGGACTACCTGGATGGCGTGGAACGCTATGCTTAATAACATCGTAGAACCCTTCATCATTTGCATGCTTGCTCACTAAGCTAAAACCTAGTTGGCTTTTACCAAACAATAAGCTCAAAACGGAGCATTCTTGCTGCCAGTTGGGTTTATTCCAAGCATTGGCGGGTATGAACAGCGCATCACCAGCCTTTAAGTTTGTATGTAGTACTCTACCTGTGCTGTCTTCAATTGCGTTTTCATAGTTGCCTTTAAATACTAATTCCAAGCGCGGGAAGCTTACTTGGTAGCATTCCTCAAGCGGGGAGTTATGACCACTTGCACAATAAACATTAGTAAGTGATGAAGGTTCACTTAATACTGCATCGAATAGAAAGGTAAAAGTATTTGGCATAGCTATAACGAAAGTTAAATCGTAACGTTATCATAAATTGTGGGGTTTAAATAAGTTAAACCCCACAAAAGCTGTATTATTGTGTTGCTAGATGTTTCTCTATTTTTTCCATTATTTGTGGTGCTTTTTTTACTGCATCAGCAACGCCAACTCTTACAATTTTTTTGCCTTCAAATCGCTGCTCATTCTTAATGGCGATGTCTTTGGTGAGAATAATAATGTCGGCCTCTGATACTTCTGAGGTGCTAATTTCATTTTCAATCCCAATTGAGCCTTGGGTTTCTACTTTTACTTGCCAGCCCTTTCCTTTCGCTGCAGTTTCTAAAGCTTCTGCGGCCATGTAGGTGTGTGCCACGCCTGAAGGGCAAGATGTTACTGCTAATAGTTTCATGGTGTTTCCTTTGAGTTAGTCGAATTCTAGTTCTAGTGAGTCATCGACTTTGGTGTTATTGCTAGACTCTGATTGTTCAGTAATTGGTTTCTTAAGGCTGTTTACCATTACAGCTGTAACCACAGCTCCTGCTAATGTTGCTAGTAGGTAGTACATTCTTCCATCGACCACCGGCAGAACAATTAGCCCGCCCCACGGCGCGTGGTTGGCTACGTTAAACATGAAAGCAACGACGTTGCCTACCATTCCGCCAACCACAATGGATGGAATTACGCGAATTGGATCTGCAGCTGCAAAGGGAATTGCGCCTTCTGTAATACCGATACAGCCCATAATGCCTGCGGCTTTTCCGGCTTCTTTTTCTTCTGCAGAATAGCGTTTAGGTGACAATAGTGTTGCTAAGAACATTCCTAGAGGAGGTACACAAATTGCGACGCCTACACCACCCATAAGTTGCGGGTTTTCGAATACTTGTGTTTGAGCGAATAGGGTTGCTACTTTGTTAATAGGGCCGCCCATGTCGAATGCGGTCATACCGCCTAAGATCATACCTAATACCGCTTTTGAAGCACCAGCCATGCCTTGCAGCCACTCGTTTAAGTTGGCCATGGCGAATGCGATGGGGCCTCCGATAACCCAAATGACTAAGCCGGATACGATGAAGGTGCCACCAATAGGTAAAATAAAGTATGTCGATAAGGCTCTAAGTTTGGTAGATAGTGGGATCTTTTTAAGGTAAAGCACTACGTAACCCGCTAAAAAGCCAACGATAATGGCACCTAAGAACCCAGCACTAACTTGGTTTGCTAGGTAAGCGCCAATCATACCTGGTGCTAGGGCGGGTCTATCTGCGATTGAGTAGGCAATATAGCCGCCTAATACAGGTATAAATAAAGTAAAACCAGCAATACCCATATCCCATATCCCGGTGAGTAACGCGCCTTCAGGCACAGCACCTTCACCATTTAACATTACCGATAATGCGAGTAGCACACCGCCGGCAACAATAAATGGCAGCATATGGCTGGTACCTGTGAGCAAGTGCCTTTTTAGTTCCGATATTTTGTCTTTCATTTTGTCACTCCATGTTTTTATTTAGAGGGATGTAATCCCTTGTTGTTTTTCTAAACAAATTATCTGCAGCTGAGCGCACGCTTAAAATGAGAGAATTGAGGCTTAAACTGGACTTTTGTAGCAGAAAGGAAGGGCTGTGATAGAGGTCTCAGTTGATTTCGTATCGTTACTATTTGGTTGTGTGGTGATCTGGTTCACAAGGTGTGTTTTCGGGTACAAATGTCCAGTTTTTAGCGACTAAATCCTATTTAACTTGCTTAAAATTTGACGAATAGTGAGCACCATTACGCAAGCAATTTAGGACGACTAATGAATGTTGTAGCTATTACTGCCTGTCCAACAGGTATCGCTCATACCTATATGGCAGCAGACAAACTGGTAGAAACTGCAAGGAAGCTGTCGATTGGTATTAAGGTGGAGACTCAAGGTGCAATGGGAGTGGAGAACAAGTTGACTCCTCAGGATATCTCCCATGCCGATGTAGTGCTAATCGTGGCTGATATTCGCATTCAAGGTGCTGCTCGTTTTGATGGAAAACCGCAAGTTAACGCCAGTATTCAAGAATCTTTACAGCAAACCCAAAAGCTTATTTTGCGTTGTAAATCCATGGTTTCTTAAGATAGATAAGGTAGTAAAATGTCTTTCCAACAACAATTTAAATGTGTGCTGCCCAATGGTATCCATGCACGACCTGCTAGTTTATTAGAAAGTGTTTGTAACCCGTATTACTGCGATATTAGTTTGCATAATCTGCGAAATGGTAACGTAGGGAATGCAAAAAGTATGTTGAGTTTAGTGGGCACGGACACACTCTTAAACGATGAGTTTGTCTTAATGTTTGAGGGAGAAGATAGCCAAACGGCTATGCTAGCGCTTACTCAATTTATGAATGAGCGTTTTCCATATTGCGATGATGATATCACGCCAGTAGAGGTACAGCGATCAGTACCTATTCCGCAGTCTTTGTCGCGGCACCAGCCTTTTTTACTGCGCGGAAAATCATTGGTTAACGGCATTGCTAAGGGAAAGCTAGTTGCCAGTTCTGAGGCTGATCTAAGTTTGTTTTTGAATTGCTCATCAGATCAGGGAAAACCGTCTTTCCAGCAAGTGCATAAAGCTGTAGTAGCAGAGTTAGAGGCTGAGAAGTTGCAAGCCTCTGGTAAAGAGTCTGAGATTCTAGCTGCGCACCTATCTATTTTACAGGACCGAGAGTTTCTTGAATATATAGAAGAACAGCTGGTTCATCAGCCTATTGCTCATGCCATATTGGCTGCCTTAGAAAGCTTTAAGGCGATGTTGGAGAGATCAAATAGTCAATACCTTCGTGAGCGAGTATTAGATATCAAAGATGTCGCGTTGCGTTTACTGGTGAACGCATACCCGAATGTGAATATTGAGCAGCAAAGCCAACTGAGCGAAGCTACTATTTTACTCGCTAGTGAACTAACCCCTTCTCAGTTTCTAGCACTTGATAAACGTTACTTAAAAGGGCTGGTATTAAGTGACGCAGGTAGTACTTCTCACACTGTTATTCTAGCCAGGGCTTTTGATATTCCTACCTTGGTGAATGTCGATTACGAGTTATGCCATGCCGAACTCAACTCGGAAGTGTATTTGGATTGTTTGTTAGGTGTTGTTGCGATTAAAGCTGATGACAATGTAAGCGTATATTTTGAGCGGGCGTTGAAATTACAGCAACAACAGAAGCAACGATTTAGTGAGCATACCGACAAACTAGCAATGACTACTGACGGTCATGAGGTAGAAATAGCAGCGAACATCGCGTGTTCAATAGAGGTTGCTCCGGCTATAAAAGGCGGGGCTCAAGGAGTGGGGCTTTTTAGAACAGAAATGCTCTTTATGGACCGGAGTGAAGCCCCTAGTGAACAATGTCAGTATCAAGAGTACCGTGAAGCGTTAATCGCTGCTCAAGGTAAGCCTGTTATTATTCGTACAATGGATATTGGTGGTGATAAACCACTCGACTATTTAAACCTACCTAAAGAAACCAACCCGTTTCTTGGCTACCGTGCGGTAAGAATCTATCCTCAATTTTTAGAATTGTTTCATTCACAGCTTAGGGCAATATTAAGAGCAGCTTGCCATGGTGCAGCCAAAATTATGATCCCTATGGTGCACAATGTTGAAGAGATTCGCTGGGTAAAGCAGCAGATTAGCCTAGTTGAAAAGCAGCTTAAAGAGGCAGGACTTGAATACAACAACAGTGTGCCACTGGGGATTATGGTAGAGGTTCCCGCGACCGTGTTTATTATTGATAAGCTTGCTCATGAAGTTGAATTTTTCAGTATAGGTTCTAACGACATGACGCAATATCTGTTAGCGGTGGACCGAGATAATGATGCAGTGTCTTCTCTGTATAACAGTCTGAGCCCTGCTTTTTTAAGAATGT
The Agarivorans aestuarii DNA segment above includes these coding regions:
- a CDS encoding helix-turn-helix transcriptional regulator, yielding MPNTFTFLFDAVLSEPSSLTNVYCASGHNSPLEECYQVSFPRLELVFKGNYENAIEDSTGRVLHTNLKAGDALFIPANAWNKPNWQQECSVLSLLFGKSQLGFSLVSKHANDEGFYDVIKHSVPRHPGSPVEHILAALTALNYQETSDNTVTLKALILALVGASKTLVDRPKLKVKNRSEELYKSICIYVQENFHKNITRDTVATRFNVSASHLSRVFRLEGHMRFADYISWVRLERAKFLLKNYPFKLDEISRRSGFQDPNYFCRVFKSKTGKTPTQYRLN
- a CDS encoding PTS fructose-like transporter subunit IIB; translation: MKLLAVTSCPSGVAHTYMAAEALETAAKGKGWQVKVETQGSIGIENEISTSEVSEADIIILTKDIAIKNEQRFEGKKIVRVGVADAVKKAPQIMEKIEKHLATQ
- a CDS encoding PTS fructose transporter subunit EIIC codes for the protein MKDKISELKRHLLTGTSHMLPFIVAGGVLLALSVMLNGEGAVPEGALLTGIWDMGIAGFTLFIPVLGGYIAYSIADRPALAPGMIGAYLANQVSAGFLGAIIVGFLAGYVVLYLKKIPLSTKLRALSTYFILPIGGTFIVSGLVIWVIGGPIAFAMANLNEWLQGMAGASKAVLGMILGGMTAFDMGGPINKVATLFAQTQVFENPQLMGGVGVAICVPPLGMFLATLLSPKRYSAEEKEAGKAAGIMGCIGITEGAIPFAAADPIRVIPSIVVGGMVGNVVAFMFNVANHAPWGGLIVLPVVDGRMYYLLATLAGAVVTAVMVNSLKKPITEQSESSNNTKVDDSLELEFD
- a CDS encoding PTS fructose transporter subunit IIB, whose protein sequence is MNVVAITACPTGIAHTYMAADKLVETARKLSIGIKVETQGAMGVENKLTPQDISHADVVLIVADIRIQGAARFDGKPQVNASIQESLQQTQKLILRCKSMVS
- the ptsP gene encoding phosphoenolpyruvate--protein phosphotransferase; translated protein: MSFQQQFKCVLPNGIHARPASLLESVCNPYYCDISLHNLRNGNVGNAKSMLSLVGTDTLLNDEFVLMFEGEDSQTAMLALTQFMNERFPYCDDDITPVEVQRSVPIPQSLSRHQPFLLRGKSLVNGIAKGKLVASSEADLSLFLNCSSDQGKPSFQQVHKAVVAELEAEKLQASGKESEILAAHLSILQDREFLEYIEEQLVHQPIAHAILAALESFKAMLERSNSQYLRERVLDIKDVALRLLVNAYPNVNIEQQSQLSEATILLASELTPSQFLALDKRYLKGLVLSDAGSTSHTVILARAFDIPTLVNVDYELCHAELNSEVYLDCLLGVVAIKADDNVSVYFERALKLQQQQKQRFSEHTDKLAMTTDGHEVEIAANIACSIEVAPAIKGGAQGVGLFRTEMLFMDRSEAPSEQCQYQEYREALIAAQGKPVIIRTMDIGGDKPLDYLNLPKETNPFLGYRAVRIYPQFLELFHSQLRAILRAACHGAAKIMIPMVHNVEEIRWVKQQISLVEKQLKEAGLEYNNSVPLGIMVEVPATVFIIDKLAHEVEFFSIGSNDMTQYLLAVDRDNDAVSSLYNSLSPAFLRMLGQITLVAKQYGRWVGMCGELAADPKILPLLVGAGLDELSMSSPNIAKTKQQIAGLSFIECEALYQQACECSTRAEIEKLLSDAESEKTALPLLDEACVFTQLDVINKEEAIQALVGNIGVLGRSQNALLLEEDIWAREEIFSTGLGNGFAIPHTKSDNIEHSTISIAHLDHAINWHSDSGDVDFIIMLTLNKAHSDQHMQIFSKLARKLIHEDFRGQLKAATEPSKIITILQNELFSS